Proteins encoded together in one Camelina sativa cultivar DH55 chromosome 9, Cs, whole genome shotgun sequence window:
- the LOC104715634 gene encoding uncharacterized protein LOC104715634, with amino-acid sequence MAVIKETKEAITEEVTVEEEVVEEDMVEEDMVEEDMVEAEMIEEVLVEVTTVVIVLAEVGDEEVCWRCDKPDHYASSCPAKEVAHQETNLNETHEADALYVHEVVLLNEDKVFPKNYDTNNASIWYLDNGASNHMTGNKKLFSSLDMSITGKVKFGDGSFVNIVGKGSIVFVGKTCERRSLKKIYYITDLKHNIISLGQATEFGCEVNMKGDSLTLSDPVGRLLV; translated from the exons ATGGCGGTTATCAAGGAAACAAAGGAGGCTATAACAGAGGAGGTTACGGTAGAAGAGGAAGTAGTCGAGGAGGATATGGTCGAGGAGGATATGGTCGAGGAGGATATGGTCGAGGCGGAAATGATCGAGGAGGTTTTGGTCGAGGTAACTACGGTGGTGATAGTTCTAGCAGAGGTAGGGGATGAGGAAG TATGTTGGAGATGTGATAAACCGGATCACTATGCATCATCATGTCCTGCGAAAGAAGTTGCACATCAAGAGACTAATCTGAATGAAACTCATGAAGCTGATGCACTTTACGTTCATGAGGTGGTGTTATTGAATGAGGATAAGGTGTTTCCCAAGAATTATGATACCAACAATGCAAGTATATGGTATCTTGACAACGGTGCTAGCAACCACATGAcgggaaacaaaaaattattttctagcctAGATATGAGCATCACAGGGAAGGTTAAGTTTGGTGATGGTTCGTTTGTCAACATTGTTGGAAAGGGATCAATAGTTTTTGTGGGAAAAACATGTGAAAGGAGATCACTCAAGAAGATTTATTATATTACCGACCTGAAGCACAATATTATCAGTCTAGGACAAGCAACTGAATTTGGATGTGAAGTGAACATGAAGGGAGACAGTTTGACTTTGAGTGATCCGGTTGGGCGGTTGTTAGTATGA
- the LOC104715633 gene encoding agamous-like MADS-box protein AGL97 yields MMMKRGGTKRKIEIKKRDTKQQRSVACSKRRQTLFSKAADLCLLSGANIAVFVTSLAENFDVVYSFSGYSPASEIADCYFNGKSPPKITNPQTKLGFWWEDPDLCELKMIVDLMMRTKKHLKDCLDKKEKSQFVSNSDQNPSSSASLDENPKSSTPSSCDEIASFFLF; encoded by the coding sequence ATGATGATGAAAAGAGGAGgaacaaagagaaagattgaGATTAAGAAACGCGACACTAAACAACAACGCTCAGTGGCTTGCAGCAAACGCCGTCAAACTCTCTTCTCCAAAGCCGCTGATCTCTGCCTTCTCTCCGGAGCCAACATTGCCGTCTTCGTAACCTCCCTGGCAGAGAACTTCGATGTCGTTTACTCCTTCTCCGGCTACTCTCCTGCCTCTGAAATTGCTGACTGTTACTTCAACGGCAAGTCTCCACCGAAGATTACTAACCCCCAAACCAAGCTAGGGTTTTGGTGGGAAGACCCTGATCTCTGTGAATTAAAGATGATCGTGGATCTTATGATGAGAACGAAGAAGCATCTGAAGGATTGCCttgacaagaaagaaaaatcacaatttgTTTCCAATTCTGATCAAAACCCTAGCTCCTCTGCTTCTCTCGACGAAAACCCAAAGTCCTCGACTCCATCTTCCTGTGATGAAATtgcatctttctttcttttttga